In one window of Cytophagaceae bacterium ABcell3 DNA:
- the rsmA gene encoding 16S rRNA (adenine(1518)-N(6)/adenine(1519)-N(6))-dimethyltransferase RsmA, producing the protein MERVRAKKHLGQHFLRDKGIAADIVAALEPQNRFKYVLEIGPGTGVLTDILVKRTDIDLSVIELDKESVAFLKENKILSPEKIIEGDFLKLDIQQLFNGPFGLIGNFPYNISSQIFFKVLENKEIVPEVVCMIQKEVAQRIASPHGNKDYGILSVLLQAFYDIKYLFTVDENVFIPPPKVKSAVIRLTRNSRETLPCDEVFFIKLVKQAFSTRRKTLRNALKPYGISAELSKDPIFDKRAEQLSVDAFIDLAVRIKQK; encoded by the coding sequence ATGGAAAGAGTCAGAGCTAAAAAACATTTAGGGCAACATTTTTTGCGGGACAAGGGTATTGCTGCCGATATAGTTGCAGCGTTAGAACCGCAAAACAGGTTTAAGTATGTCCTGGAAATAGGTCCTGGTACTGGCGTTTTGACAGATATTCTTGTAAAAAGAACTGATATTGACCTTTCGGTAATAGAATTGGATAAAGAGTCAGTGGCCTTTTTGAAGGAAAATAAGATATTAAGTCCGGAAAAGATTATAGAAGGGGATTTTTTAAAGCTCGATATCCAACAGCTTTTTAACGGGCCGTTTGGCTTAATTGGCAACTTTCCTTATAATATTTCTTCGCAGATTTTCTTTAAAGTGTTAGAAAATAAAGAGATAGTTCCAGAAGTCGTTTGTATGATCCAGAAAGAGGTTGCCCAAAGAATAGCTTCTCCACATGGAAATAAGGATTATGGTATTCTAAGTGTTCTGCTACAAGCATTTTATGATATTAAATATCTATTTACTGTAGATGAAAACGTATTTATACCGCCACCTAAAGTGAAATCTGCTGTAATTAGACTTACGAGAAACAGTCGGGAAACACTTCCTTGTGATGAAGTTTTTTTTATAAAACTGGTAAAGCAGGCATTTTCTACCCGTCGGAAAACCCTGCGGAACGCCCTTAAACCCTATGGGATTTCTGCAGAATTGTCAAAAGACCCTATTTTTGATAAAAGAGCAGAGCAGCTTTCTGTAGATGCATTTATAGATCTTGCTGTAAGGATAAAACAAAAGTAA
- a CDS encoding NAD(P)-dependent oxidoreductase, whose protein sequence is MNRIKCLIIDQMHDSIVPLLEGIDVQVDYRPDITREEVLNIIADYDGIIVRSKTKLDVDFFDRATHLKFIARAGAGLDQIDTKEAFKRKIFMLNASEGNRDALGEHALGMLLCLMNKMHLGDRQVRHGIWDREGNRGYEIGGKTIGLIGYGHMGRAFARKVKSFDCKVLAYDKYLNNFSDDFVIESDMEAIYSEADILSLHVPLNSETRFLVNGAYLSRFKKNIWLLNTARGEVVDTKFLPELLSSGKILGAALDVLENEKLKTLSAGQLETFKLLAASEKVLLTPHVGGWTFESYEKINAVLVKKIKEVLPQLVKR, encoded by the coding sequence ATGAATCGGATAAAATGTCTTATAATAGACCAAATGCATGATTCTATAGTACCTTTGCTGGAAGGAATTGACGTGCAGGTGGATTATCGGCCGGATATAACGCGAGAGGAAGTTTTAAATATTATTGCTGATTATGATGGTATCATTGTAAGGAGTAAAACAAAACTGGATGTAGATTTTTTTGATCGCGCCACTCATCTAAAATTTATAGCTCGGGCAGGGGCAGGGTTAGACCAAATAGATACCAAAGAGGCTTTTAAAAGGAAAATTTTTATGCTCAATGCCTCTGAAGGAAACAGAGATGCCCTTGGAGAACATGCATTAGGTATGCTGTTGTGCTTGATGAATAAAATGCACCTCGGCGATCGTCAGGTTCGGCATGGTATTTGGGATAGAGAAGGTAATCGTGGCTATGAAATTGGAGGCAAGACAATCGGTCTTATAGGGTATGGCCATATGGGCAGGGCATTTGCACGAAAGGTCAAAAGCTTTGATTGTAAAGTGCTGGCTTATGACAAATATCTAAACAATTTCTCAGATGATTTTGTCATAGAATCTGATATGGAAGCCATATACAGTGAAGCGGATATTTTAAGTTTGCACGTGCCGTTGAACTCAGAGACTCGTTTTCTTGTTAATGGTGCATACCTTAGCCGTTTTAAGAAAAACATCTGGCTGCTCAATACAGCCAGAGGGGAAGTGGTAGATACAAAATTTCTACCAGAACTTTTATCATCGGGCAAAATTTTAGGAGCAGCGCTCGATGTGTTGGAAAATGAAAAGTTAAAAACTTTGTCAGCAGGACAATTAGAGACTTTTAAGCTTTTAGCTGCTAGTGAAAAGGTACTTTTGACCCCTCATGTAGGCGGTTGGACCTTTGAATCTTACGAGAAAATAAATGCAGTGTTAGTCAAGAAAATAAAAGAAGTTTTACCGCAACTTGTTAAAAGGTAA
- a CDS encoding ABC transporter permease encodes MGRNKDIKSPSWYVRRRLMKNKPALFGLFVIVLAHVIAILGYLLMPDQTPNANDGSALIKKKNLGFEVDILKSRKPREIKKVNFLTKMFVGQESEYVLLPVSDWKVKDLKVYYSRYGRETEVDSADLPSMVLPLYSGFSEKFPHDGKYNYKVDEKEGVIHYLDYSEEVRQISKSALLADFKDNNYERRRYLLGTDKSGRDILSRLLFGTRISLSIGFISVLISIFVGMSLGAIAGFFGGKLDNIIMWLMTVVWSIPGIMLVIAISLALQSKGVWVAFVAVGLTMWVEVARVVRGQIMGIKEKQFVEAARALGISNMHIIFKHILPNILGPLIVIATANFASAILIEAGLSFLGLGVQPPMPSWGMMVYEGYTSIGSKNSGYLVILPSVAISALVLAFNLFGNGLRDAYDPKTSVKW; translated from the coding sequence ATGGGAAGAAATAAGGATATTAAAAGTCCGTCGTGGTATGTCAGGAGAAGATTGATGAAAAATAAACCCGCATTGTTTGGGTTGTTTGTGATCGTTTTGGCTCATGTAATTGCGATATTGGGGTATTTGCTAATGCCTGACCAGACCCCCAATGCTAATGATGGTTCTGCATTAATTAAGAAGAAAAACCTAGGTTTTGAGGTAGATATTCTGAAATCTCGAAAGCCTCGGGAAATTAAAAAAGTAAATTTTTTAACTAAAATGTTTGTGGGGCAGGAGAGTGAGTACGTGTTGCTTCCTGTTAGTGATTGGAAAGTCAAAGACCTCAAAGTGTATTATTCAAGGTATGGACGGGAAACAGAAGTTGACTCTGCCGATCTTCCTTCTATGGTACTCCCGTTATATTCTGGATTCTCAGAAAAGTTCCCTCACGATGGTAAATACAACTACAAAGTAGATGAAAAAGAAGGTGTCATACATTATTTGGATTACAGTGAAGAAGTAAGACAAATAAGTAAAAGTGCCTTACTTGCTGACTTTAAAGATAATAACTATGAGCGGCGTAGGTATCTGCTTGGTACCGACAAGTCCGGTCGCGATATATTGAGTAGGCTTTTGTTTGGGACGAGGATATCATTGTCTATTGGTTTTATATCTGTGTTGATATCCATATTCGTCGGCATGTCTTTAGGGGCTATTGCGGGTTTTTTTGGAGGTAAGCTGGACAATATTATCATGTGGTTAATGACAGTGGTATGGTCTATTCCTGGTATTATGTTGGTAATAGCCATTAGCTTGGCATTGCAGAGTAAAGGAGTATGGGTAGCTTTTGTTGCCGTTGGACTTACTATGTGGGTAGAAGTGGCGCGTGTTGTGAGAGGACAGATTATGGGAATAAAAGAAAAGCAGTTTGTAGAAGCGGCCCGTGCACTGGGCATTAGCAACATGCATATTATATTCAAGCACATACTTCCTAATATACTTGGCCCTTTAATCGTTATAGCTACAGCAAATTTTGCCTCAGCTATTCTTATTGAAGCTGGGTTAAGCTTTCTTGGACTTGGAGTGCAGCCGCCCATGCCTTCTTGGGGCATGATGGTATATGAGGGCTATACTTCCATAGGATCCAAGAATAGTGGATATTTGGTAATTTTGCCTAGTGTGGCAATTAGTGCCTTGGTTTTGGCTTTTAACCTTTTCGGAAACGGACTTAGAGACGCATATGACCCTAAAACATCAGTTAAATGGTAG
- a CDS encoding glycosyltransferase encodes MIYIILAAPLLIYFLFVLYLYYSWLSIKVYAYDKESGRPCPFISVIVPIRNEADNLPLLIKSLHAQQYDNFELILVDDHSTDGSVDLAKSLLVDEHRFKYKIISMEGSGCEGKKKALLEGVENASGEIVLCTDGDCQAGPHWVASVGHYFAENDCVMLSGGVAFINDGTLFNKLQDLEFTSLIGTGAACMKAGFPNMCNGANLAYRREVFFEVNGFSGNEDVASGDDEFLMHKVWQKYPGKVHFLKSTDNVIYTRPCPNLTSFFFQRRRWSSKWDKYTLNSVKYIAFFVFLTNVSFLVLFWMTFVYKLSLLVLLTLFTVKLLLDFMFVRKVTNDQGRHAGFLPFLLLQLIHPYYILIFGVLSKVGNYKWKGRTYK; translated from the coding sequence ATGATTTACATAATACTGGCGGCACCCCTTCTGATTTACTTTTTGTTTGTGCTTTATCTCTATTATAGCTGGCTATCTATTAAGGTTTATGCCTATGACAAAGAATCGGGTCGGCCTTGCCCTTTTATATCAGTTATTGTCCCTATAAGAAATGAGGCTGACAACCTTCCTTTGTTGATAAAAAGTTTACACGCGCAGCAATATGACAACTTCGAGCTTATTTTAGTTGACGATCATTCTACAGATGGCAGTGTGGATCTTGCAAAATCTTTGCTCGTTGATGAGCATAGGTTTAAATACAAAATAATATCAATGGAGGGAAGTGGTTGTGAAGGCAAGAAAAAAGCACTTTTGGAAGGAGTTGAAAATGCTTCAGGGGAAATTGTGCTATGTACCGATGGCGATTGCCAAGCAGGGCCGCACTGGGTAGCTTCTGTTGGACATTATTTTGCAGAAAATGATTGTGTCATGCTATCTGGTGGAGTTGCTTTTATTAACGACGGTACCTTGTTTAACAAGCTTCAAGATTTGGAGTTTACAAGTTTGATCGGCACAGGAGCTGCTTGTATGAAGGCTGGTTTTCCTAATATGTGCAACGGGGCCAATCTGGCCTATCGTAGAGAGGTGTTTTTTGAGGTAAATGGGTTTTCTGGCAATGAAGATGTAGCCTCGGGCGACGATGAGTTCCTTATGCATAAAGTATGGCAAAAGTACCCCGGAAAAGTGCATTTTCTGAAAAGTACAGACAATGTAATATATACCCGGCCATGCCCAAATTTAACATCTTTCTTCTTTCAACGCCGTCGTTGGTCTTCTAAGTGGGATAAGTATACTTTAAATAGTGTTAAATACATTGCTTTTTTTGTGTTTTTGACCAATGTGTCATTCCTTGTTCTTTTTTGGATGACTTTTGTTTACAAACTGTCTTTGCTAGTATTGCTTACTTTGTTTACCGTTAAGTTGTTACTTGATTTTATGTTCGTCAGGAAAGTAACCAACGATCAAGGGAGGCACGCTGGATTTCTCCCTTTTCTGCTTTTACAGCTGATTCATCCATACTATATTCTTATATTTGGGGTGCTGAGTAAAGTTGGTAACTATAAATGGAAAGGAAGAACTTATAAATAA
- a CDS encoding lysylphosphatidylglycerol synthase transmembrane domain-containing protein: MQFISNLNISRLIPKSRYFNPLLKVLVFLVLGYHIGKIVIAKDLFSVAYVSRIADIGFGAKLAVLFVILLFPVNWALETLKWRFLIKGTEKVSFFQAYKGILTGVAFGFATPHGIGDYAGRILQLESAERSSLIGAVFVSRIAQFFITFLFGSAALVFFFSKFYSDWLIFNTLSATLLMANGMFLLMFVLHRQALYSLKKIVWLKGIYRYFSIIGQYSVKEMFSVLSFSCLRYMVFTIQFVILLLVFDVHSNYLILFTGVSFIFFVKSVMPTLFDLGVRESAALYFFSYFQSVEEGVLVASLSLWAINILLPAIIGMFMSLKIKISGKE; this comes from the coding sequence ATGCAATTTATTTCCAATTTAAACATATCAAGGCTAATACCCAAGAGCAGGTACTTTAATCCCCTGTTAAAAGTGTTGGTTTTTCTGGTGTTAGGGTATCATATTGGAAAGATTGTTATAGCTAAAGACTTATTTTCAGTAGCATATGTTAGCAGGATAGCCGATATAGGTTTTGGGGCCAAATTGGCTGTTTTATTCGTCATTCTGTTGTTTCCTGTAAATTGGGCTTTGGAGACACTAAAATGGCGTTTCTTGATCAAAGGCACTGAGAAGGTTTCATTTTTTCAGGCTTATAAAGGAATATTGACAGGTGTGGCATTTGGGTTTGCTACACCACATGGTATAGGCGATTATGCTGGAAGGATTTTACAGTTAGAATCTGCAGAAAGAAGTTCTTTGATAGGTGCCGTATTTGTTAGCCGAATTGCTCAGTTCTTTATAACTTTCTTGTTTGGCAGCGCTGCGCTTGTATTCTTTTTTAGTAAATTCTACTCCGATTGGCTAATTTTTAATACACTGTCTGCTACTCTGTTAATGGCCAATGGTATGTTTTTGCTGATGTTTGTATTGCATAGGCAAGCTTTATATTCTTTAAAAAAAATAGTCTGGTTGAAGGGGATCTATCGGTATTTTAGTATCATAGGGCAATACTCTGTCAAGGAAATGTTTTCTGTTTTATCCTTTTCATGCCTCCGGTATATGGTTTTTACCATTCAGTTTGTTATTTTATTGCTTGTTTTTGATGTTCATTCCAATTATTTGATACTTTTTACAGGAGTCAGTTTTATTTTTTTCGTTAAGTCTGTTATGCCTACTTTGTTTGATTTAGGAGTTAGGGAGTCGGCAGCCTTGTACTTTTTTAGTTATTTCCAATCTGTCGAAGAAGGTGTTTTAGTGGCCAGTCTTTCACTTTGGGCCATCAATATACTTTTACCAGCTATTATAGGAATGTTTATGAGCTTGAAAATCAAAATAAGCGGTAAAGAATGA
- a CDS encoding HIT family protein, with the protein MASLFTKIVNGEIPAYKVAEDDNFLAFLDINPLVPGHTLVIPKKEIDYIFDIEDDLYVGLQLFSKKVAKALKEAVPCLRVGVAVIGLEVPHTHIHLVPLNKMDDINFSRPKLSLPKEQMEEIASAIKAAYAA; encoded by the coding sequence ATGGCATCTTTGTTCACGAAAATAGTTAACGGGGAAATTCCTGCTTATAAAGTGGCAGAAGATGATAATTTCCTTGCCTTTTTAGATATCAACCCTTTGGTTCCTGGGCATACTTTAGTTATCCCCAAGAAGGAGATTGATTATATTTTTGATATTGAAGATGACTTATATGTGGGATTACAGTTGTTTAGCAAAAAAGTCGCAAAAGCTTTGAAAGAGGCGGTTCCATGCCTTAGGGTAGGAGTGGCAGTTATTGGACTGGAGGTTCCTCATACACACATTCATCTGGTTCCCCTAAATAAGATGGATGATATTAATTTTTCCAGACCAAAGCTAAGCCTTCCAAAGGAACAAATGGAAGAAATAGCCTCAGCTATTAAAGCGGCTTATGCTGCTTGA
- the ruvC gene encoding crossover junction endodeoxyribonuclease RuvC, with protein sequence MKGISGNIEPEKIILGIDPGTSVMGYGVICVSKNKISLLQYGVIHLSKYSDHAIKLSKIFERVTQITDEFLPDEMAIEAPFYANNVQSMLKLGRAQGVAIAAAISRQIPVTEYAPRKIKVSVTGNGNASKEQVASMLIKMLSIKGTPELLDATDALGVAVCHHFQKNTPVKKSAGWGAFIKDNPGRVV encoded by the coding sequence ATGAAAGGCATATCAGGAAATATAGAACCAGAAAAAATTATACTCGGCATAGACCCTGGTACCAGCGTAATGGGATATGGAGTCATTTGTGTTAGTAAAAACAAGATTTCCCTGCTTCAGTATGGCGTCATTCACCTTAGCAAGTATAGCGACCATGCAATAAAGTTAAGTAAAATTTTTGAAAGGGTAACGCAAATCACCGACGAGTTTCTGCCTGATGAGATGGCTATAGAAGCCCCGTTTTATGCCAATAACGTACAATCTATGCTAAAATTGGGGAGAGCCCAAGGTGTTGCCATAGCCGCAGCCATTTCCCGTCAAATTCCTGTCACAGAATATGCACCACGTAAAATTAAAGTGTCGGTAACTGGAAATGGCAATGCCTCTAAAGAACAAGTTGCCTCAATGCTGATTAAAATGCTTAGCATCAAAGGAACCCCAGAGTTGTTAGATGCTACAGATGCTTTGGGAGTAGCCGTATGTCACCATTTCCAAAAAAACACTCCTGTAAAAAAATCCGCCGGCTGGGGTGCTTTTATAAAAGACAACCCAGGCAGAGTTGTATAG
- a CDS encoding PP2C family protein-serine/threonine phosphatase — protein MTLKHQLNGSSKDLGRQLHLKQLELNALLDLTKAISNNEPEEKLYKIFYFTILSNLHVKKMALFVNEEGWQYKVGHGVSKSEMTKSDFIDDDILKVKSIAEIGKANGILSEFDLIIPVQHKDKVLAYVFLGNIKKQTDDEYVDISFVQTLSSILIVAIENKRLARKELQQEALKKELSIAREVQAQFIPGELPSTERISVKATYLPHRAIGGDYYDYIEIDPNRFLVCIADVSGKGIPAALLMSNFQASLRTLVRQTSDLVKIFEELNHSIMNNSKGERFITFFAAICDLKENKLNYINAGHNPPVLLLPDGGECVLDKGTTILGAFPTLPFIDQDCIDVPQGSLLVAFTDGITETCDEEGEEEFGFEKLKELALRFRDKNPQELHKSIMSELDVFKGGANYADDISLITCWFH, from the coding sequence ATGACCCTAAAACATCAGTTAAATGGTAGTTCAAAAGATTTAGGAAGGCAGTTGCACCTAAAGCAGTTAGAACTCAATGCCCTGCTGGACCTCACTAAAGCTATCAGTAATAACGAACCTGAAGAAAAGCTTTATAAAATCTTTTACTTTACCATCTTGTCCAATTTACATGTCAAGAAAATGGCCCTTTTTGTAAATGAGGAAGGTTGGCAATATAAAGTAGGACATGGGGTGAGCAAAAGTGAAATGACCAAAAGTGATTTTATCGATGATGATATCCTAAAGGTTAAGTCTATTGCTGAAATTGGTAAGGCTAATGGTATTTTGAGTGAGTTTGATCTGATCATCCCTGTTCAGCACAAAGACAAAGTGTTGGCTTATGTTTTTTTAGGAAATATTAAAAAGCAGACTGATGATGAGTATGTCGATATTTCTTTTGTTCAAACACTTTCCAGTATTTTAATTGTTGCCATAGAGAATAAACGTCTTGCTCGGAAAGAGCTTCAACAGGAAGCCTTAAAAAAAGAGCTGTCTATTGCCAGAGAGGTGCAGGCGCAATTTATTCCTGGAGAACTTCCTTCTACTGAAAGGATTTCTGTAAAAGCTACTTACTTGCCTCACCGTGCTATTGGAGGAGATTATTACGATTATATTGAAATTGATCCTAACAGGTTTCTCGTGTGCATTGCCGATGTTTCAGGCAAAGGCATTCCCGCTGCGCTTCTTATGTCTAACTTTCAGGCTTCGTTAAGAACACTCGTCAGACAAACCTCAGATCTTGTTAAGATTTTTGAAGAGCTTAATCACTCTATCATGAACAATAGCAAAGGAGAACGTTTTATTACTTTCTTTGCCGCTATCTGTGACTTAAAAGAAAACAAGCTCAATTATATCAATGCAGGTCATAACCCTCCAGTATTGCTGCTGCCAGATGGTGGGGAGTGTGTGTTAGATAAAGGTACGACTATTTTAGGAGCCTTTCCTACATTGCCTTTTATTGACCAAGACTGTATAGATGTTCCGCAGGGCTCTCTGCTGGTTGCCTTTACTGATGGGATAACAGAAACTTGCGATGAAGAGGGAGAAGAAGAGTTTGGTTTTGAAAAGTTAAAGGAGTTGGCACTTCGGTTTAGGGACAAGAATCCGCAGGAACTTCATAAGAGTATCATGAGCGAACTGGATGTTTTTAAAGGTGGCGCAAACTATGCAGATGATATTTCATTGATCACCTGCTGGTTTCACTGA
- the greA gene encoding transcription elongation factor GreA, producing the protein MSKVSYYTEEGLQKLKEELNHLKTKGRADMAKQIAEARDKGDLSENAEYDAAKDAQGLLELKISKLEEIVSNARILDESNIDTSKVSILSTVKIKNKKNGQEMTYTLVSEEESDIKKNKISVKSPIGKGLLGLKVGEAAAINVPAGKLEFEILEISR; encoded by the coding sequence ATGAGTAAAGTATCTTATTACACAGAAGAAGGACTACAAAAGCTCAAGGAAGAGTTGAACCACCTTAAAACTAAGGGAAGAGCAGACATGGCTAAACAAATTGCAGAAGCCCGTGATAAGGGAGACCTTAGTGAGAATGCTGAATACGATGCAGCAAAAGATGCTCAGGGCCTTCTGGAATTGAAAATTTCCAAGCTAGAGGAAATTGTGTCTAATGCAAGGATACTTGATGAATCAAATATTGATACTTCAAAAGTTTCCATACTTTCTACAGTTAAGATTAAAAACAAGAAAAACGGTCAGGAAATGACCTATACTTTAGTTTCTGAGGAAGAATCTGATATTAAGAAAAATAAAATTTCAGTAAAATCTCCTATTGGAAAAGGTCTGTTGGGACTTAAAGTGGGAGAAGCAGCCGCTATTAATGTACCTGCTGGAAAATTAGAGTTTGAAATCCTTGAAATTTCACGCTAA
- a CDS encoding HAMP domain-containing sensor histidine kinase: MIKKDMPSERELLLSQIAKLQEENKVLNEQVRSQQDMLRETTSYMQKIQEDLQESEAKLMLQKEVLEKAVEERTYELRMAYEEIKLEVEERKIIQGELLDTNKELNTLLYKASHDLKAPVSTSYGLLNLLKVIDNRDEFPLYISMIESTLGKLDLILKELTKIVSIKQEKELVFEDIVVRGLCSEVWRKFKPLTSDFRTSFCVDVEHVHSNQELLSLVLEKVIGNAIKYKVKEGASLALKVFEEKGYIKFEVKDNGEGIEPSLLPHVYDMFYKGNTNSKGSGMGLYIAKGALKRLGGGIEIISTIGVGTIACISVPKQV, translated from the coding sequence ATGATAAAGAAAGATATGCCATCGGAGCGTGAGTTGTTATTAAGCCAGATAGCAAAACTGCAAGAAGAAAACAAGGTGCTTAATGAGCAAGTCAGAAGTCAACAGGACATGCTGAGGGAGACTACTAGTTATATGCAGAAAATTCAAGAAGATCTGCAAGAATCAGAAGCAAAACTTATGCTTCAGAAGGAAGTACTTGAAAAAGCAGTGGAGGAAAGGACTTATGAGTTAAGAATGGCATATGAAGAAATTAAATTAGAGGTAGAGGAAAGAAAAATTATACAAGGGGAGCTACTGGATACCAATAAGGAACTGAATACCTTATTATATAAAGCTTCACATGATTTAAAAGCTCCAGTAAGCACCAGTTATGGGTTGCTTAATTTGTTGAAAGTTATCGATAACAGAGATGAATTTCCTTTATATATTAGTATGATTGAAAGTACCTTGGGAAAGCTTGATCTTATATTGAAAGAGCTTACTAAAATAGTTTCAATTAAACAGGAAAAAGAACTGGTTTTCGAAGATATAGTCGTGCGGGGGCTATGTTCAGAAGTATGGCGTAAATTTAAACCTCTGACATCCGATTTTCGGACATCTTTTTGTGTGGACGTTGAGCATGTTCATTCAAACCAAGAGCTTCTTTCCTTGGTTTTGGAAAAAGTTATAGGCAATGCCATCAAGTATAAAGTTAAGGAAGGCGCTTCATTAGCCCTCAAAGTTTTTGAGGAAAAAGGCTACATCAAATTTGAAGTAAAAGACAACGGTGAGGGTATTGAGCCTTCTTTGCTCCCTCATGTTTATGATATGTTTTATAAAGGCAATACTAACTCTAAAGGTAGTGGTATGGGGCTTTATATAGCTAAAGGTGCCTTGAAGCGGTTAGGTGGTGGCATTGAAATAATAAGTACGATAGGAGTCGGTACAATAGCTTGTATTTCTGTTCCTAAGCAGGTTTGA